The Amycolatopsis solani genome segment CCTGACCCACGGCTGGGGCGGCACGTTCGCGCTGGCCGCGGCGGGCGCGACCTTCTTCGCGGTGAACGCGCTGCTGGTACTGCCGGCCCGGCACGAAATCGGCCACACGCCGGAAGCCCTGTTCGGCACGTGGTCGGACAACGGCCTGGAGGTGGCGACGCTGTGCCTGGGCGCGCTGAACGCGTTGGCGCTGGCGACGTTGCCGGGCTTGGTGTTGCTGGTGCTGCCCCCGTTGCTGCTGCTGCACCGCACGGTGCTGGTGAAGCAGCTGGAAGTGGCAGCCCACCGCGACGAGAAAACGGGCCTGTACAACACAAGCGGCTGGCACGCCCGAGCCGAGCGAACCCTGGCGGCCACCGCCCGCCAGCGCTCGACGTTCGGCTTGCTGATGCTGGACCTGGATCACTTCAAGCAGGTGAACGACACGTACGGCCACCTGGCGGGCGACGCGGTCCTGCGAGCGGTGGCCCAGGCGATCATCTCGGCGGTCCGCGGCCGCGGAGATGCCGTGGGCCGGTTCGGCGGCGAGGAGTTCGTGGTCGTTCTACCGGGAATCACCGAGCCCGACATCGGCGCGGTGGCCGAGCGCATCCGCCGGGCCATCAGCGCCTTGACCGTCCCAGTAGGACAGTTGTCGATCACGGGCCAGTCGGTCTCGATCGGCTCGGCGGTCTACCCGCAGGCGGGAACGTCACTGCAGCGCCTCTTGGACGCGGCGGACACCGCGCTGTACCACGCGAAGGCGACAGGCCGGAACAAGGTGGTCCACGTAGCGGACCTGAAGTGACGCCTACCGCTCCCGCCACAGCCCGGCGTCGAGCCCGAGCATGTCCAGCAGCTCGGTGCACTCCCGCGCATTGGTGGAGTGCCCGGCCACGGTAACCAAAGCCCGACAGTGCTCGGCGGCGAGCCGTTCCGCCTCCTCGGCCCGCAGGACTCCCATCCGACTGTCTTCGTCGTGGGCGCTAGAGCTGCCACTGTGCCGTGCCCAGGTCATGTGGCCACCTACTTCCAGCTCCACGGGTGCGGAGCCAAGGTCGGGCCTTCAGCATGACACTCACAAAAATTTCACTCGCAAGTGGGCCCTGTCACACCCGAACGCGCATGAACACCTACCGAGAGCAAGCAGCAGGAGTAGCCGTTGTGATCCTCGGCGGCCTGTCGCTGCTCCCGACCGGCTCGGACGCGGACGCGATTCCCGACGAAAAGGGTGCCCGACCGGCCGGAGCAACCAACGAAGCAGTACTCGCGGCGGTCCAGGCCAGCCTCGCCCTGTGCGCCCAGACCCAAGTGCTCCAGCAAGCGAACTGCCCCCAGAAGGTCGACGAGCCGACCGGCCAGGCCAACGAAGTCCATTGGGCACTACACGGCAATCCGGCCGCCATCACCCGGCAGAGCTTCGACCCGACCACCGGCCTGACCCACCTGACCGGCAGCTACGCGGCCACAGCCACCGCCCACAGTCAGCCAACTACGACGCAGCACTGATCGCAACCGGCCCCACCCTGGAAGTCCTCCAGATCAAGACCACCCCCTGACCAGGGGCCGAGAACGCGAGAAGGCCCAGCACCCTCAGGGGTGTGGGCCTTCTCGCGGTGGAGGTGCCGGGAATTGAACCCGGGTCCTCTGGCGTATCAACAGGACTTCTCCGTGCGCAGTCCGCTACGTCTCTACTTGGCTCCCTCAGTCACGCGAACAAGCCGAGGTGACGAGCCCAGCCACTGTTTGCTTCACGACAGTTCCCCGTGGCCGGGACTGCCGCTGAGCCTCCTAGCTGATGCCGGTACCCGGGCCGGAGGCGAACCCGGGCCGACAGAGACGCACTCGCTCAGGCGGCGAGGGCGTACTCGCGCTGACTGGAGTCGGCGCTTATTTGGTTGCGATGACGCTTACGGTGGTCTCTCGCCTGCACCGGCACGCTTCTCCTGAATCAACGTCCAAAGTCGAAACCGTTCACCCCCTTGATGGGACGCATCCATCATAACGCGTCCCGCCACCTCTTTAATCCCAGGTGGGTAGGGCCAGCCCCACCCCGAGGATGCCCGCGCGCACCATGTCGGCCGCTCGGCGAGCAGGTGATGCTTGAGCGAGGCAGAAGGGAGCCGGTCATGGTGCGCGAGAAGCGGGATCCGCCGTTCGGTGGTTCGGTGGTGTTCTTGCTGATGAACCTGCCGCTGGGAGTGGTGGCGTTCGCCTTGCTGACGTCGTTCACGGCGGCCGGCCTGGGGACGGCGGTGGTGTGGGTCGGCGTCGGCCTGCTCGCGCTGCTGGTCCTGGCCGTGCGGGGTGCCGCGCGCCTGGAGCGCGCCCGGGTCTACGCGCTGCTGGACCGGTACATCGACCTGCCGTACCTGCCGTTGCCGTCCGGCGGGCAGAAGGGCCGGTGGAAGGCGCGGCTCAAGGACCCGTCGACCTGGCGGGACCTGGCGTACTTCGTCGTCCTCTTCCCGCTCGGCCTGGTCGAGTTCGTGCTGGTCACCGTCTTCTGGTCGACGAGCCTGGCGCTGGCGGGGCTGCCGATCTACTTCCGGTGGCTGCCGGACGGCGCGTACTACTTCCCGTCCGAGGACCTGCGGTGGCTGACCGTGGACTCGACCGTCGAAGCGCTACCGTGGGCAGCGCTGGGGGTGCTGTTCATCGCGTTGTCCGTGGCGCTCACCAAGGCGCTGGCGGGGACGCACGCCCGGCTGGCGAACGCGCTGCTGGGGCCGACCGTGGCGCAGCGCCGTCGGATGGAGCGCTGGTGGGAAGACGCCGAAGAGAAGAACCTGGTGGCGGGATGACCGAGGCATTGCCGGTGGAGCACCCGCGGCCGCACCCGGCTCGCACGATCGTGTACAT includes the following:
- a CDS encoding GGDEF domain-containing protein, translated to MAPRRWALWRQRPRVVVYCLLTEAAAVALTLRPYPVAVDRRTVLILATLLVLGVLQAETGRRVERIRRRVSETPHINMTSVWTFAGVLLLPPPLLALLVTGLYTHLAIRSWYRLQRVPASRTASNAAIILLSCYAAQAVVPDVRTALTHGWGGTFALAAAGATFFAVNALLVLPARHEIGHTPEALFGTWSDNGLEVATLCLGALNALALATLPGLVLLVLPPLLLLHRTVLVKQLEVAAHRDEKTGLYNTSGWHARAERTLAATARQRSTFGLLMLDLDHFKQVNDTYGHLAGDAVLRAVAQAIISAVRGRGDAVGRFGGEEFVVVLPGITEPDIGAVAERIRRAISALTVPVGQLSITGQSVSIGSAVYPQAGTSLQRLLDAADTALYHAKATGRNKVVHVADLK
- a CDS encoding sensor domain-containing protein, with product MVREKRDPPFGGSVVFLLMNLPLGVVAFALLTSFTAAGLGTAVVWVGVGLLALLVLAVRGAARLERARVYALLDRYIDLPYLPLPSGGQKGRWKARLKDPSTWRDLAYFVVLFPLGLVEFVLVTVFWSTSLALAGLPIYFRWLPDGAYYFPSEDLRWLTVDSTVEALPWAALGVLFIALSVALTKALAGTHARLANALLGPTVAQRRRMERWWEDAEEKNLVAG